AACAAATCCTTGTGCTCAGGTGGCTCATGGCCAGGCTGTGGCTTGATGCACCTTCTCTAAGTGAACTGATCACTCGGACACATTTCAGCTGACTTAGTGTTTCAGTGATCATCTGAGTGAAATTGGTCACAGTGACACATTACTGATCTAGTGTATTGCTAATTTGTCTCTTTATTTCTCTACCACTGCAATACAGAAGGTTTTTTATATTGCCTTTTCAGGTGTGTTACATTTCTTTTGATAAATAGAGCTTGTGGGAAATTTcttgtcaaaactgttttttttttattttatttttttggaaaattgggttttcaaattaaatgaaaatttttcatgaaaagtgtctgctttccctgGAAAATGgcatgttttcattaaaaaaacactttttggACAAAACCCAAAAACTTTTcagccaaaaactgaaaaatattgggTCAAAAATCAAAAGCTTTCAGCTTCTGgtggaaaattttcagttttcagccacaacattttgattgtcaatttttttttcacaaaaagtcaaaaatttctGTGAAGAAAAAAATTCCAGTCAGCTCTAATGTTAAATAGAGCTGTTCCACACATCTCCCTCTATCTGTCTGATGTCTCACTGTCTGTCTGCATATGTCTCTCTGtgcctgtctgtctgtttctctgtTTGCCTGTGTATCTTTCCCTCTCTTTCTAAGGCATCTTTGGTATATTGAAAACTGTATCCTGTGAGCATAACAGTACCCAGGGCAATTCCCAGAGCCTTtatctcccatcccccagccctttAGACAGAGCTTGCATGTCTTTCTATCTCCCTGACAACTCACCTCTTTCACATGGATTCTCACTCCTTTCCTCAGTTGTTTCTAAAATGTCCCTCTGGATTTTCCCCTAAAGCAGAAGATCTGTGCATGTTCCTGACCCTGTAGCTGCTGGTTGTCTCCAGCAGAGCCTTTCTTCCACTGACGAGAGTGTCAACTGAGAGCTCTTAGCAGCTGTCAGGAGGTATTGAGCACTGCATCATCTCTTTGCAATGATCTTTGAGATTACAAGGTAGATCAACCACACCTACTCCTCTGTCTATCCCACTTATGAATGTAGAcccccaattcccattaaaataaaataaaattatatatatatatatattcagtacAGCAAGgcagttatttaaaaataaaatacataggaTGTACATGTACTCAGAATTTAAGATTGCAAAACACAGTTCATGAGATCAGAATTAGACCTCATGGATTTATTCATGTGAGGAAAGGCTGTGAGATCATTATTTTTAAAGCCATTCCTTTACTCTCTCTTAGCTCCGCTGACGATTTTTAGTGTGGGATAAAACTTCCCAGTGGCTAGCATCCTTTGAGGAACAGAAGACCCTTTGTGGCTCTGCATAGCTTGAATTAAGGtcctgactcagcaaagccctcAGGCCCcgatttttaaatctatttaggGGTTGCTGAGCTCAGTGTTGCAACAATGCCTAACTAATTGAGGAtcctaaatttcattttcaaaagaatATAGGCATGGAGGAGTCTAAATCCCATTAGCTGTCAATAGAATGTAGACTCCttggtgcctaaatctgggaAAATAAGATTTAGGCTTGGGCATTGTGATGCTGTGTGCTGAAGAACCTAAATAGCTTTATAAATCTGACCTTAAGGCACCTTGGTTGCctaagtatttttgaaaatcctactaggtgcctatctgcaactttgggtgcctaaataaattaattaatggagatatcccatctcctataactggaagggaccttgaaaggtcattgagtccagccccctgccttcactagcaggaccaagtactgatttttgccccagattcctaagtggccccctcaaggactgagctcacaaccctgggtttagcaggccaaagctcaaaccactgagctatccctccccgcagaGATGCCTCTGGATAGCTGTCCTTCTGCATTTGCTTAAGTTGTCCCAGTTTGTCCTTTTGAAAGTCCCACTTCTGAGttttagtatttttatttgtACCTAGATGCACCTCATAGAGAAAGCAGAAGAGGACAATCAAACGGTCATCACAGAATTTATCCTCCTGGGATTCGGGAATCTCCCTGAACTGCAGATCCTTCTTTTCCTGGTTTTCCTAGTGATCTACATTGTGACCATGTCCGGGAACATCCTCATCATAGcgctagttgtggctgatcagcaccttcacacccccatgtactacttcctggggaacttgtcctgcttggagacctgctacagctccaccatcctgcccaggatgttggccagtctcctgactggagACAGAACCATTTCTGTCAGTGGCTGTTTTGCACAGTTTTATTGCTTTTGTTATTTGCTACCAACAGAATGCTATCTCCTAGCagcgatgtcttatgatcggtatttagcgatatgcAAACCCTTGCGTTATGCAGCCCTGATGAACGGCAGGTTATTTCTCCAGCTAACAGCGGGGTCTTGGATGAGCGGATTTCTAATTTGTGTAATAATGATGTGTTTTATGTCACAATTAACAttctgtggccccaatgaaattgaccatttcttttgtgatttttctCCAATGCtaaaactctcctgcagtgacaccagCATGATCACACTGGTTAGTTTCATACTCGCCTCCCTAGACTCGCCTTGCCCATTTCTATTAACTGTGACATCCTATGTTTGTATCATTGCTActatcctgagaatcccttccaccaccgggaggcaaaaggcattttccacctgctcctctcacctcattgtggttaCAGTTTTCTATGGGACCCTAATGACTGTGTATCTGCTACCAAAAACCAATACACTGAGAGCCCTGAACAAAGTGTTCTCTGTCTTCTacacagtcctgactcccatgctcaatcccctcatctacagcctgcgaaacaaggaggtgaaggaggCCCTGAGAAAAGTCATCAGTTAATATATGTTGCTCAAATGAATTAGATGGAGTCACTGATCTGTGAAGGAATCCATCTGGCTTAATGAGCAAGAAAGTTTACATCTAGTAGGGCCCTTGCTCATGCCAGTGGGAACTGCTTCGGGGAATGTGAGGACATACTACGTTTTGGGATGATGACATTCCCATTTATGGCTAAAACTGATACTTGCTTAATTGGAAACCCGACTGTCTTGCGCTCTACACTCCACATAGTGACATTTGAGATTTCGGATATGTGTTTTATCTATTTCTCTGCTCTCTCTGAGTTGAGAAAATGCCACATTTTACTTGGCACTGGCCTCAGATCCCTGTGGGTGGAATTAGCTTgttcaaatattttctttctccttGATTCCTGGGTTCCCAAAAGCTCCATAACTTTATATCTGGGAAGATTGTAGTGGTCTTCCCATTGTTGTACTACGTGTCATCTTGCAATGGGTAGAAGGGGTGTAAGGGTGTGCctatactgcaatgtaagcctaggCTCTGTGGGACTTGAACGCATAGGCTCGGTGGGTGTAAACCTAggcttgagtgtccaca
The window above is part of the Chrysemys picta bellii isolate R12L10 chromosome 12, ASM1138683v2, whole genome shotgun sequence genome. Proteins encoded here:
- the LOC101937969 gene encoding olfactory receptor 5V1-like, with the translated sequence MHLIEKAEEDNQTVITEFILLGFGNLPELQILLFLVFLVIYIVTMSGNILIIALVVADQHLHTPMYYFLGNLSCLETCYSSTILPRMLASLLTGDRTISVSGCFAQFYCFCYLLPTECYLLAAMSYDRYLAICKPLRYAALMNGRLFLQLTAGSWMSGFLICVIMMCFMSQLTFCGPNEIDHFFCDFSPMLKLSCSDTSMITLVSFILASLDSPCPFLLTVTSYVCIIATILRIPSTTGRQKAFSTCSSHLIVVTVFYGTLMTVYLLPKTNTLRALNKVFSVFYTVLTPMLNPLIYSLRNKEVKEALRKVIS